TCCTTCTCAAAACACGAAGCATCGCCACCTAGGAGTAAGGGGGGAGCTGGGAGTGCTTGCGGTTTTTCTAGACGTTTTCTTATAACTGAGGCCACCTTATCGCCTATAACACCCGCATCAACCATACCCTCGATTCCACCCAGTTCCTTGAGATACTCGATGAATCTCTCGAGAATGACGACTTCGTCATCAAGGCCATCTACTGAATAAGTTGTATAGTTTTCGCTCAATTCGATAATCGAGGTCCCCTCGGGTTCCATTTCACCAGACATCAGGCCTATGACGAGATCCAGGGGTAGGCTTCTCCAAAAGAAGTGACCCAGGTCGGAGGGTGTTAGGAGCAGGTATTGATAACCCAGCAGTTGAGTCTTCGGTGCCATCTCTAAGTACATTCCGTAATCGGTCTTGTGCTCTATCCAGGGAAAGGTGAAAATGAAACCATCAATAGTGCCCTCCCCCGGTTCCAGCCAGACCTCGACTTCTACCACAGCATATACATTGAAGAAAAATTTGAGATGAAGAACATCGTCGGCACAAAACTCGGCAAATGGAATAAGAAAATAGCTCGTCCTATGTCGAGTAGTTATGATATTGTCAAACTGCCGATTGAAAATTTCAGCCACCTTCTGCTCGACGATGGCATCTCGTCTTTGCTCCCCCTGAGCAGATGATACGAAGGCAGAGGTGAGGGGCAGGTAAAGCAAATCCCCGACATGAGCCTTGAAGTAGCTCTCAGTGTCCTGTTGCTCTTTGAGAAGCTCAGCTTTGAGCCTGGCCAATTCCTTGTTGAAAGCACGGTTATACTGCTTAGCCTTCTCTCCAGCCCTCTTCCTTCGTTCTTCTTTGTCTTGTCTCGCCTTTATCTCTTCAACCCATCTAAGATATGGTAGTGATTGTGGGTCGCTGAGGTAGTTTTCACCATGAGTGGTGTAAGATATTAATGCTCGGGCAGCACTGTCATTGAATTGCCGATACTCATTTTTATCCAGGTATCTCTGGGCTTTTTCTTCAGGTGGATTCAGTCCTTTCATTGCAGTCTGGATTCTACGCTGCATGTTCCTTTCCTGTTCTTCTTCGGCGAGTTTGGCTTCCTGTGCCCTCCGTTCCTCCTCCGCCTCCTTTGCCTTACGGTCATAGGTCTGCCTTATCAACCGCTTGATTTCAGATTTAGGGAGATAAATCAAAGGCAGACTCATGAAGAAAGGAATATTTTGATTCCTGGTGCAATGCCATAGCCATTCGGCTATCTCTTTTGAGTATCTTTGGAGGCCTGCTTTTTCTGAGTCTGTCAGGTACTTGTGTAAGTCGGCCTCGGCCTCATCTTTGCTTAATTGACTCAACTCGGGTACGTCTTTTAGGATTTCAGCTCGCCATTCGTTCAAGTGCTCTAAAGCTTCCGGGCGGAATTGCTTCTCGAGGTCAGGTTTTAATGGGAATATATCAGCTAGTTCCATAATGTTCCCTGCATCTTTTCGATCACATCGTCTGGGGGAAGTGCATTCGCTCGTTACCTAAACTCAGGGTGTGCTGCCCTAATTGGGTCGTTCCATCCGATTTCTTCACCTACTCCAGCCGCGGATAGTCGGTAATATCGTTTGTCCTCCAGAAAGTCGTAGCACGCCGGCTCAGATCGGCCTGTAGGTTCAATAAGTCCTAGTTTTTTAAACCAGTGCCAATACTTCGCAAACGAATTGTAGGTGCATCCTTTAATCGGTTTATCGCCTATCTCAACCCTTTCTTGGTTAATCCGCTTGAGGTCCTGCTTCAGGGCATAGAAGACATCGGCACAGCAGGCCTCATCATGTTGCGTAAGGTATATGTGGATAAACTCGCCGGGCCGGTATGCACTGCCTGCTCTACCCCAGGGCACTCCAGTCTTTCGCGATGCCTTTTCCGTCTTCTTGTTCCGGGGCGACTTTGCCCGCTTACCTTTCTCCGGTTGCGTCATCTTCCCAAACCTTGTCATAATCCTCGTGTAGGTCTTTTAAGGAGTACTGTAAATATATTGAAGTCGTAGCAGGCGACTGATGGCCCAGAATTTTCTGCAACCTATCGATACTCATTCCACGCTTAATGCAGTGGATCGCAAAGCTGTGCCTCAGATGATGCGGATGCAGTTTGCACCTGCGGGAAACAGCAGGGTCGCCGACTTCTCTTATGCCGACTTTCCGTGCCAACTTCGACAGAATCTGATTAACCCTTTGCCTTGTGATTGGAAAGAGTAAGTCATCCTCTACAGGTAATTTTTTCGCCATACTAGATACTCCTTAATCATGGCCAGCGTGCCCCGATCGATGGGCACGACTCTTCTTCGTTCAATCGGCTTGCCACTTCTCTTTCTTAACTTCTGCACCTTAATAATAATAGCGCGGTTAGCAAAGTCTATGTCCTGAACACGAAGTCCAATCAATTCAGAGACTCTGATGCCGGTACGCCATAATATCCTCACTAACAGCTTGTCTCTGAGGTTAGTGGCAGCGGCAATCAGCCGTTCCACTTGCTCAAGCTCCAAATACGCCTTTAAATCCCTTATAGGGCTAACAAGTGTCATTTAGTCTTGCCACCTCAACTTATCTATGCCGAATGGTCGTAGCCAAGACTTTCTCTGCCAGCAGAAGGCCAAATCCTCGTAGCAGTACATAGTCACATCTCCTCTTTGTCTGATCACTTTTGTTCATGTTTACCTCAAATCAATGCCATCGACGCAATTAGGAAGGTCAATTTGACTTATCCTTGCCTAGGGACTTAAACATACCTACTGGTAATACATCAGGTGCTACCTCTTTGCTGTTTACCTCGGAGATAGGGGTATCTTCTTTTTCTTCTTTATCAGAGTTATCTCTTAGACTATTATCATCTTTTTCTTTCTTATCATCTTTATCTTCTTTTTCAGTGTTCAGAGGTGATAAAGTTGATAAAGGTGATACATCTGTTTCCGGCAAAGAATATAGAATCTTATTAGTTCTGGTCTTGCCTGTAGGTACCGACCTAAAGTCCAGAAGTCTGTACTTTCGCATTCTTTGGCAAGTATGTTGTACCGCCATACGAGTCAGGCCAAGCTCGGTAGCAATCATGGCGGCATCTGCCTCTCCGCCAAGTGCCTCGATGGCCTCTAGTATGTTCAATTCCGCATCTCTACGTCTTTCGTCTTTGCTGTCTCCTTTCAGTTGAAATGTCATGGTCTCAACGTCGAATTGGAGTCGTAGTTCGGTATCGGGTAAGTCTCGGCCTTCGATTCTCAGATCATAGCTTCTGTCAGAGTTACGATAAATACCCATATTGACATCGGAAGCCGAAGGTGTTGCGCTGCTGCCGCGAAGGTCGTAACCAACATCATTGAAGGAACGCTTGCCATGATGAGCAATTACAAGAATCGTTGTGCCATAGACTAATGCCAGGCTGTGCAATTGCTTCATTAATTCAGACATGTCACCGGCTCTATTCTCATCTAGTTCTCGGTCCGTGGCGGAGGCTAATGTGTCAATAACAACCAGCGCCGGGCTTTCTGTCTTAATCATAGACTCAAAGTCACTCATGCCCTCCTCGGTGTTTAGCGGCTTGAATTCGGTGATATATAGAATTGGAAGGGAATGGTCACTGTTTAGCTTATGTAATCGTTCTTGTAACCGAATCACGCCGTCCTCCAGCGCCAAGTAGACGACTTTACCTTGTTTAACTCGCTTTCCCAACCATGGCGCCCCACCCGCTATTCGTTGGGAACCATCAAGAATGAACCATGATTTGCCGGCTTTCTTTCGACCACCAAAAACACAGAGGCCGGGGCTGATGAGTAGACCTTCGACCAGAAATTCCAAAGGCTTTAGTTTTGCATTGACTAGGTCCCCTTGAGTTATTGCATGAGCCCGCCAATTACAAGGTTCTCTATCAGCGCCGGTATTCTTTGCATCCAGCTCTTGGTATATTTGGTCGCGAATCGTTTTCCTTTCCGAAGGGGTGAGGATTTTGCCAAGCTCCCTAGAGCGATCTCTATAAG
The sequence above is a segment of the Chloroflexota bacterium genome. Coding sequences within it:
- a CDS encoding AAA family ATPase; amino-acid sequence: MGMTNKTDELERQNMLNLAYRDRSRELGKILTPSERKTIRDQIYQELDAKNTGADREPCNWRAHAITQGDLVNAKLKPLEFLVEGLLISPGLCVFGGRKKAGKSWFILDGSQRIAGGAPWLGKRVKQGKVVYLALEDGVIRLQERLHKLNSDHSLPILYITEFKPLNTEEGMSDFESMIKTESPALVVIDTLASATDRELDENRAGDMSELMKQLHSLALVYGTTILVIAHHGKRSFNDVGYDLRGSSATPSASDVNMGIYRNSDRSYDLRIEGRDLPDTELRLQFDVETMTFQLKGDSKDERRRDAELNILEAIEALGGEADAAMIATELGLTRMAVQHTCQRMRKYRLLDFRSVPTGKTRTNKILYSLPETDVSPLSTLSPLNTEKEDKDDKKEKDDNSLRDNSDKEEKEDTPISEVNSKEVAPDVLPVGMFKSLGKDKSN
- a CDS encoding phage integrase family protein → MTLVSPIRDLKAYLELEQVERLIAAATNLRDKLLVRILWRTGIRVSELIGLRVQDIDFANRAIIIKVQKLRKRSGKPIERRRVVPIDRGTLAMIKEYLVWRKNYL